The Crocosphaera sp. UHCC 0190 DNA window GTTGGGTTGATGAGGGTGAGTTACTCATGATTGCCTAAGGGAAACTGTCTTAACTAATGTAACAGTTTGTTGCAAAAATTTAACGTTCTGGTCACTCTCCAGAGTTTAAGTAGTGGAAAGCCCACTTTTCTCAGGGTGGTTTATTCCTCCTCATTTCTAGGGTTCCCTAATTAGATAGCAAGCTTATCAAATTGTTAAAAACTCCATAACTAATCTGTTGACACTCCCCCGTTAAGCTCGCGCTGTAACGGGGAATTTTGAAGAAAAAGAAAACTCTGAAAAAACTCATCTGTTTAATTAATCTTCACTACGGGTTACATACCGTAAATAAGCCTCAACAAATTGTTCCAAACCACCATCCATAACCCCATTAATATCCGTTGTTTCTACATTAGTTCGTAAATCTTTTACCATTTGATAGGGATGGAAAACATAATTACGAATTTGCATTCCCCAAGCAGCTTCTACAATATCACCTCGAATTTCAGCAATTTCTTGGGCCCTTTGTTCTTGAGCAATCACTAATAATTTTGCCTTTAATAAAGTTAAGGCTTTTTCTTTATTTTGCAGTTGAGAACGTTCTTGAGTACAACGCACAGCAAGTCCCGTTGGTAAATGGACTACTCGCACAGCCGTTTCTACTTTATTAACGTTTTGTCCTCCTTTTCCTCCAGAGCGAGAAGTGCTAATTTCTAAGTCTTTTTCAGGAATATCTACCTTAACATCTCCTTCTTCTAATGCTGGCATGATTTCCACTCCAGCAAAGCTAGTTTGACGTTTTCCATTAGCATTAAAAGGCGAAATTCTTACCAGTCTATGGGTTCCTTTTTCTCCCTTTAAATAACCAAAGGCATAACGCCCTTCTATTTCTAATGTCGCTGACTTAATACCTGCTTCATCTCCTTCAGAAAGTTCCGTTAAATGGACCTTATAACCCTGTTTTTCGCCCCAACGGGTATACATTCTCAACAGCATTTCTGCCCAGTCTTGGGCATCTGTTCCACCGGCCCCCGCATTAATAGTTAAAACCGCCCCTTTAGCATCATAAATACCTGATAATAACCGTTGTAATTCCCAACGATCTAAAGTGTGGTTTAATTGAACAATATTATTCTCCGCTTCTTGACGTAAGGTCGGATCATCATCTAATTCTAATAATTCTGCGATCGCTTTGGCATCTTCTAACTGACTGCTCCACTGTTGATATTGTTCTAAGGTTGATTTAGAATCATTGAGATCCTGTAGAGTAGTTTGGGCGATTTCAGGACTATCCCAAAACTCTGGTTGAGCCGCCACATTTTCTAAATCTTGAATTCTGGCCTGAAGAGCGGGCAAGTCAAAGATATTCCTGGGTTTTCCCCAGGCGCGAACCGACAATTTCAATTTCTCGTTTTAGTTCTGCTGTTTCCATAGACCTCTAAACTGCGATGAGGAAATAACTCTATTCTATACGGTAATTAAATTGTAGGGGTCAACAGCCGTTGACCCCTACTGATACCTTCCCTAACGGTTACTAATCAGCTTACATCCCAGGTAAATTTAAGCCACTGGTAAGGGCTTCCATTTTTTCTCTCATGGTTTCAGTGGACTTAGCATAAGCATCTTTCATCGCGGCTGTCACTAACTCAGATAAGGCTTGAGGCCCTTTTTCCATGGCATCTGGGGAAATTTCTACCCGACGAGGTTCTTGGTTGCCACTCATTATTACTTTAACTAAGCCATCTTCGCTCATGCCTTCAATATTCATTTGCTCCAATTCTTCTTGGAGTTGTTGCGCTCCGGCCTGAACTTGCTGAGCTTTTTGAAACGCCTCTTGAAGTTCTTTTATTTTACCTAATCCGAACCCAAATCCTTTTCCTTTTTCTTGTGTCATATTCCTTGAATCTTATTAATTTCAATAATGATGAGTCAATGGCAGTCCCTGATGAGACTGGGTTCGTTGACAACAATCAACTCCTTTGTCACATTAGCATCTTTTGGCTAATCCTGACTCAACTAGGGGCAAGATGATGATTAAAAATACATTTGATCTGTATTAATTCATTAAGTATTGCAACAGCATCACTGAGAAGAGGGGGTCAACCTTTTAAGATTAAAAATTTAATGTCCCATCTCTCAGGAGAAACGTCTTTTATGTATTCTATGCTTGTTTTAGCGGCTGCTACTGTCCCCACTACCATTGAATGGAGTCCCAAAGTAGCATTGATCATGATTGTTTGTAATATCGTGGCTATTGCCTTTGGTAAACTCACCATTGCTAAACCCAGCGAAGGCCCTGCTTTACCTTCTCCTAATATGTTCGGTGGTATGGGAATCGGTGCTTTACTGGGAACCACTAGCTTTGGTCATATTCTAGGGGCTGGTGTTATTTTAGGTTTAGCTAGTTCAGGCGCTCTCTAATTCTCTGGCCCTCGATCAAAATGAGGCGACTGATGGAAGTTAGCCCTTGGCGGTTAAAATCAGCAGTCGCCCAGTGTTTTTTCTGAGATATCATTACAATTTGTTTTCGACCCCTTGGACTGGGTTACGCAATGACAGATAATGCAATAGAGTTGTTGTCAGCGTTACATCTACCAGGTTCTGGTGAGGAGGTTAGCTATGGTTAAAGCGATTCAATCCCCCACAAGATATACAATTGAAGTGATTAAAGATGAGGCGGCTCAATTAGTTCGTCAAAAGAAACTATATCGCCAACAGCCTATTTATACTCTCTGCCAGTATATTCCAGCCCGTGAATGGCCTGAGGTGGAATGTGAGCTAGAAAGATATGATTTTTTATTGAGAGATCCCATCATCGATCTCTTAAGTCAGGAAGAATGGAGAGAAGATTAAAGCCCCTTTTTTTGGTTGAGCAATTATAACAAGCCGTAACAGGGCCATTTCTCATCAAAGTGGACCCGTTACGGATTTTCGTTACCATTTTTGGCCAGGTTTGACATCTCAAGCAGATCAACCGTTGAAAATACCAAAACCTGAATACTCTTATTATTTTAGAAGTGTGAGTACCCCCAAGGGAATTCGAATCCCTGTCGCCTCCGTGAAAGGGAGGTGTCCTAGGCCACTAGACGATGGGGGCTTATATTTTTCAGACCTTTATAACTATAACAAGACTTTTTTGCTGTGTCAATAGGGTCTGGGAAATTTTTTGAGAATACTCATTCAACCCTGTCGCCAACGAGCCAACCTTTCTTGGGACTTGGCATCTAGACAGTTGAATAAAAAACGCCCTTGGCTGCGCTGACTGTTGCGTTGTTTGCGTTTGACTTGGGAGAAAGAAGTTTGAATGTCACTGGACAAGACTTGGGCAGACATCCATTCTGCCCCATAACCCACCACTGTTAACTGTTGATCTCGATCTGATGTGGCCACAATGAGACGAGGAGGGGCGGCAGTTTTACCATGAAAAAAAGACGCGCACACCTTTTCTATATAGGTGTCAGCCGTCTGCGTCCAAGCGGTAAAATAGATGGATAGGTGGGAAGAATGATGTTCGAGAGAGCAAGGACTCTTTTGGTATTGAGAGTCAAAGACAACTTGGGTTTTGTAACCTTTGTGGGCAGTATAGTTAATTAGGGCTTCCACTAATTCACGCCGCGCTTGTTCAAGTCCGTGGCGATCGCGGGTGTTTTTCAGGGAACACCAAGCACCAATTATGTTATAGCCATCGACCAATAGTAAAGGATAGTGGTGAGAATACATTGTTCTTGAGAGTGACCATAAATTGTTAACATTTTTAATCCAAACATTTTCTGATCCTAACAAATAATTGACGTTTATGGGGAAGTTTTTGCTAATAATCTAGCCTTAAGTTCTTGGGGATCACCTTGGGCGACGACTTGGCCGTCTTCGAGTAAAAATGCCCCATCACAGTGATTTAATTCTTCTAAACGATGTGTCACCCATAAAGCGGTAATGCCCCGACTTTTCACTAAATTCTGCACTTGAATTACTAATTCTCCTTGGGTGTCGGGGTCAAGGAGGGCGGTGGGTTCATCTAAGAGTAAAACAGAACAATGACGGGCGATCGCTCCGGCAATAGCAATGCGTTGTTTTTGTCCCCCACTGAGGGCATAAATAGGCCGTCTTTCTAATTCTAGGAGATTAACCGCGCTTAGGGCTTCTCGGACACGATAACGCACTTCTAGGGGGGGTAAATTTTCAGAGACTAACCCGAAGGCAATATCAGCCCCCACGGTGGGCATTACCAACTGGCGATCGGGGTTTTGGAAAACAAAGCCCACAGGTGGTGTCATTTCAATGGTACCGCTTTCGGGGGTTAGGAGGTTCGTGAGAAGTCGTAGTAACGTCGACTTGCCGCTGCCATTAGTGCCTAAAAGCATCCAAAATTCCCCTTCAGGGACAGCCAGAGAACAGGATTTGAGGACAGGAGCGTTTTCATGCCAGCTAAAGCTGATATTTTGGACGTTTATAGCAAAATTGGTCATAATCTAAACTTGAGGACAGGGGTTTTAATTGTTTTGTTCCGAACTTTTCCTGATTGGCACTTTAATTTGATATTTAGGTAGAGTGGAAATGCTGCCTCGAAAACCTCTTTTAGATGCCTTCAAGTTTTCATTAAACTCTTTTAATTTAGCGTTAATTGCTGCCAATTCATAAATCATTATACCGCCTAATCCCAATCCAATCTCAGTATACGAATCAGCCCGAAGTCTTGCTTCTTGGAGTAAATCACCAGATTGTTTAGCCGATTTAAGTGCGACAAAATCATAAAGCCCAATTGTAAAAGAAACAAGGGCAATAAGTATCCAAAAATCTCGCAATTTTAACATTAGTTTCTTTTGAACTCATTACCTCAATTTTAACAAGAGAAACCAATTTTATTGTGTTTTTGCAATAATCAGCAAAGTTGCCAACATCTTAATCAATTATAAATAAACCAACCCCAGGGAGACAATCAACCAAGGGTTTGTTAAAATTCAAGAAGCATTGGCAAACTAAATCTCCCCACCTATGTTTGAAAACTGTCTAATTTGTACGGATTTTGCCGATGGCCTTCATCGTTTAGTTGATTTTGTCCCTCAACTAGCGATTAATGGTCTGAAGCGCATTGTTTTCCTTCACAGTATCTCTGTTTGGCAAGGAGACAAAGCGGCTAGTGTTGATGAGGAAAAAATTGCAGAGGCCAAAAAGCGTTTGGCCCCTGCTTTAGAAAAGGTTCCCCAAGGGGTAGAGGTAAAAGTTGAGGTACGATTAGGAAACCCCAAAGACAGCATTTTGCAGTTAATTGATATTTATAAGATTGATGTGGTATTTACAGGAATGCCTATTCACAATACCTTAGAAGCGCGAATTTTTGGCAGTCACACCCTAGAGTTAGCCCCCTCAACCCCTACCCCCTTAATGATTCTTCGTCCTCAATTAATTTCCACTTATACTTGTGAAGAATTAGCCTTACGCTGTCAACATTTATGGCGTTACTTATTAATTCCCTATAATGATGGCAAATCTGCCCATTATTTGCTGGAAAATATCAAAAAAATGGCGCAAGAACAGCCCAATAATGGATTTAAACACTGTTTATTATTTTGGGTGATTGATGATGGGGGACGCAATCAAGAATTAACTGAATATCATCTTCAAGAAGCGCAAGAGAAGTTAAACCAAGTTAAGGCAGAACTAGAGACTTTAAATCTAAGCGTTAAAACCGAAGTACGTCAAGGCAACCCCTTACAGGAAATCTTAGATGCGGCCCTACACTATGATATTAGTGCGATCGCCATTGCTTGTGATTATCGCAGTAATATTTTAGAGTGGACAGCCCCTAGTCTAGCCAATGATGTCTTAAACCGTAGTTGGTTTCCTGTTCTTTTCTTCTCCCCGAAAAAATAGCTAAAATTTAGACGCAGTACGGGAAGTGGTATAAGCTGCTTTCAGTTTATTGACAATGCTAGGCTTAAGCTTTTCAAACTCCTGTTTTAACATTCGTTTGGTGATTTGGGGTTTGCCTCCTCGTAGCAGTTGACTTTTATCAGCCCATTCCTGGAGGTTTTGGCGTTGGTTAGGGGCGATAGTGGTGTTTAAAACGTGTTGACAACGTTCTCCCTTTTCCAAAGCAAAGAATAAAATACAATAAGAGCCTGATTCTCCCAATAATCGAGCAAACCGTTGGCCTGACGAAGTTTTTAAATCTAGATAACAGGGAAGCCATCTGGGGCCATATTCACGGTGGTAAAGAACCGTAATCCAGAGAATCATGGGATGGGGACTGGTAATAAAGACAAATTGATTATAACGAATACTCGACATTCGATTAGCAATATCTTCCTCATTCAACATCACCCAGAGACTGGCAAAGGCTCCTTCGTTAGACCGTAAGACATGGGGAAAGACAATTTTTTGCTGAGGTTTATCCTCTGGCCAGGTCATTTTTAAGCAGACATCATCAACTTTTGGTAAGGTTTTTTTACTGGCCGGTTTATCAACCACCATAGTTGAGTTGGCCACCAGGGTTTCTTGTTGAGATTCCGGTTGACTGGGTTCTAACTTTTCTAACCCCTGTAATAATTCTGTAACGGTTTGAGGGCGTTCATCAGGGGCTTTAGAAAGACATTTAAAGATGAGACTTTCCAGTCCGGAGGGCAGACTAAGTTTCGGGGGAATAGGTTTAGGTTTTGCGTAGTGGTGGGCTTCATACCAACCGCCAAAGGAGGAATTTTCGGGAAAAATGGGCATTTCTCCGGTAATCATTTCATACATCATCACGCCCAAACTATAGATATCTGAGCGACTATCGAGTTCTTTTCCTTCAATTTGTTCAGGGGAACAATAGGCCAGGGTTCCCATAAATGACTGAGTTTGAGCTTCTCCTGATTGTACTAATTTGGCAATACCAAAATCGAGAATTTTGACTAATTCCCCTAAAGCTGGATCATGGGTGACGAGAATGTTACTCGGTTTAATATCACGGTGAATGATAGGACACATTTCCCCTTCAAACATAATGCCTTTGTGAGCGCATTCCAGTCCAAAACAAATTTGCCGTGTTACTTTTAAAAATCGGGATAGGGATAGGGGGCGAAACTTAATCACTTCGCTCAGACTTTCCCCATGAAGAAATTCCATCACATAAAAAGGAATTTCTTTTTCATCTACACCATAATCTCGGACTCGAACAATATGATTACTTTTTTCCCCTAATAGGGCAGAAACGGTCGCCTCTCGCTCAAAACGTTCCCGCATCCGATTATTTAGCAAAGCTTGGGACAAGAATTTTACGGCAACAGTGACACCACCAAGTAATTTATCTTCAGCGCGATACACTTGACCCATCGCACCACTACCAACCAGATCGATCAATTGATAACGGTTAGCCAACAAACGGCGGTGATGAGCATCTTTCACGGTAACTGGGCGACTCATAATGTTTCATCAAGGATTCGGTAGGGTGAGTAATTAGGGGCTAGGAAAAAGAGTTATTTTAGGAGAAAACCCTGTTAAGGTTGGCGTTCTAGGGTGGCTTCCATGGTACTGGTCAGGTAATGACCGGCCAGGATGCCACTGGAGAAGTGATAAGTATTATTATTGAGGCGGTAGAAGGTTTCAAAGCCACTGCGTCGTTGGCGATCGCCTAAAACCCAATAGCGTTGGATAATGGACTCAGGGCCGATCCAACCTTCCCCCTCTACTTTTCCGAGTAAGCTTTGCTGAAGAACATAGGTGTACTGGCGTTCCTCCCCATCTAAGCGACCCCGGTATTGAAAGGAGATTTCAGGGCGATCGCTGCCTGGAAACACCAGTTTTGTGACCATGGTGAACCAATTATCCTGACTCCAGGCCACGATACTCCTACCTTTGACGGGTAGGGGCAATTCACTGCGTTCTAGCCAATTTCCTTCAATCGTCCAGCGTCCACTTTCCATTAAAAAGCTATGGGTCAAGATACCACTCCTTAATCTCCTAACAATTTTGATCGAGATCCTCTGGGGACAGGGTAACTCTCAGGTTTCTCTACTTTAGATTTCCCGAAAATCACAGAAAACTAACAGTTTCTTAAAATTCATTGTTTTAATGCCTCAATCCCATATTATTGTAGGGGTTTAACAGTGTTAAACCCTTGAACATTCATCTTTAAAGAGGAAGATGAATTTCTCCCAGTAACATTGCTTGTTTTGCCCCTGTCACCTTCGGTAAATTGCCTGGAACACCACTGAAACGCCAATAAGCTAAGACGGCAAAGGCGATCGCTTCTTTAAAATCACTGTTCATGCCAACTTCATCAGTGATTTTTACTGTGGTTGAATCAGGACAATGATATTGAATCCTCTCTTTTAAGTATAGATTGCGACTGCCTCCGCCACACAATAATATTTCATCGATGGGTTCTTGAATAAATTGATAATAACTATCAGCAATGGAAGCAGCCGTAAAATCGGTAATGGTGGCTAAAAAGTCGGTTTCTGATAACTTTTCTGTTTGTGCATCTTGCCAACATTTTTCTAAATAGTCTGGGCCAAATAATTCTCTTCCGGTAGATTTGGGGGGTATTTGTTTAAAGAAGTCCTGAGCTAACCATTGTTTAATTAATCTTTGATGGGGGGTTCCTTTGGCGGCCCATTCGCCATTTTTATCGTAGGTTTTTTGACCATTGGTTAGTTTCTGAACCGTGAGGTCAATTAAGACATTACCTGGCCCTGTATCCCAGCCAATAATATTGGTTTCCCAGTCTTTTTGTTGATGGGGAGGTAAATAAGTAACGTTACCAATTCCCCCAATATTTTGTACACAACGATGATATTTTGGATGACTTAAGACATAAGCATCTATTTTTGAGACTAAGGGCGCACCTTGTCCTCCGGCGGCGATATCTGCTACCCGCAAGTTACTAATCGTAGTAATTCTTGTTAAATTAGCAATCATTTCTCCTCTACCAATTTGTAAACTATAACCTAATATTTCTTTGGTTGGTGGACGATGAAAGATTGTTTGTCCATGGGAACCGATTAATCCTGCGGGGGGATTATTGGCTTTAATTTTGTTGACAGCTTCGACAAAAGACAAAGCGATCTCATCATCTAATTGGGCTAATTCTTCCATTGATATTGATTTTCCCCCACATACTTCTAAGATTTTATTTCTGATTTTTTCAGGATAAAAATGGGTGATTCCCGATAAAAATTTTATGTTTAAATCAAGTTCTTTACCTGTAATTTCAACGAAAGCGGCATCAATTCCATCCACAGATGTGCCACTCATTAACCCAATACAATACATAAATTTACATTTCCTAATTATAGTTAATAATTAATAGACGCTAAAATAAAGATAATAGTTCACCTAGTAACCAAAAATGACAGACTCAGGGTTTAATTTTGATTTGATGCAAGAAATTATTAAGGATGAACAATGGGAAAAAATACCTAAATTTTATCGGGATAAAGTGGAAGCTTTACTTAATAAAAAATTAGTAGGTTATTTTGACACTATTTTTAAAACATTAGAGAAACAAAGAAACAAAGAAACAAAGAAGTAAGAATTATTGACAAAATTGATGGAATAGCAACAGATATCAGCCTGGTTTCTAGACATTTTTCTAAACTTGATGCCTTTACTTATTATTTATTAATATTGATTCTATAAAGAAAAGGCTGTCTACAAAGCCTTATAATCCTTGGTAATAGAACTACTTTCTTTAATGTAACAACGGTAAAAATAAAGTAACAAAATAGTAAACCAAAGGGGCAGTAAATACATAACTATCAGTTCTATCTAAAATGCCTCCATGGCCGGGAATTAACTGTCCTGAGTCTTTCACCCCCGCATCTCGTTTCATCATGGACTCAGTTAAATCACCCAATAAGCTGACAATACCAATTAATACCCCTAATAACATTCCTGTCATATACCAATAGGGCCATTCTAAATACCAAGCCCCCAATTCAGCAATTAAAATACTTCCTAACAAGCCAAAAATTGCCCCTTCAACAGTCTTTTTTGGACTAATATCGGATAAGCGAGTTTTACCCAACCATTTACCCATAATATAAGCCCCAATATCTGCGGCCCAAATACACCCAAAAGCCAAAAAAGTTACAGTTAAAGCAGGGGGAAATAATTTAGGTTCTACCCAAGATTCTGGCCAATATCCCATCAAGGATAAGTTACTAAAATTACTGCTGGCAATATCAACTGTGGGGACAGTTTGAGCAAGTCCTACCCGTAATCTTACCCAATAACTCGGTAAATATCCGCCATAAAATAACCCCAAAACAGAGGTAGAAATATCAGCAATGGTGGCAAGTTTGGGTTGAAAAAGCAGATAAAAGCAAATTAACGCCCCCGTTAAGGGAAATAAAGCATCTGTTAAATGGGGGGCGATCGCAGCTATTACTAATAATAACTGAGACACAACTAGGGTGGTTTTGGCAGCGGGGGCGATACCTTTGGCCCTAACCAATTGAAAATATTCTAATTGCCCCAAAAAGACGATAATACAAAGTCCTAGGGTAAAGTACCATCCCCCAATAATCAGCATTCCGAGGGCCAGGGCAATGGCGATAATTGTAGTGATAATTCGAGTCCAGGGCATAAGCTAGGATAAGATAGGGTGAGGAAGAGGGGCAAGATATGTTAAGAATTCCTTATAAAAGGTTAACAAGTCCCACCATTTTAATTGTATAAAATTCCTGGAATTCCTGGTAGTTGCACCTTTGTCCATGGTACAAAACGTTAAAATTTTTCTCCACTGAGAATAAAAATGGGATCGACAGCAGCTAAAGTTTGATGCACCCCCCTGGTTTCTAAACGGTTCACCCCTGCTTGAACAACCTCGATATTACGCGCTTGTAGTGCCGCGAAGCCCTCTGAAATGAGATAAAGGGTTTCTAAGTTGGCCGCTGTGGCCACCAGCCTTCCTTCGGGCTTTAAATGTTGCCAGACTTGGGTTATGATCTCTTTGATGGGACTACCGCCTTCAATACAGACGCGATCGGGTTGGGGTTGGAGTTCACTGAGACAGTCGGGGGCGTTGCCTTCAAAAATCGTTACATTATTGACCTCAAAGCGATCGCAGTTACGACGAATTAATTTAGCTACATCTTCATCCCTTTCTACAGCAATAATAGTATTTTCGGGACATAATAAGCCAATTTCTACGGGAATGGTTCCAGTACCAGCCCCAATATCCCAGACTACCGAGTCTTTTTTTAATCTTAGAGCAGAAATGAGCAGTAAGCGCACTTCTCGTTTACTGAGGGGAATACCTGGTAAACGTTCAAAGAGGGTGTCAGGAATACCAGGGGTTTTGTAGGGCCAAAGCATAGTGATCATAAGACTGATTTTTCTTTCCTATTTTCTCTTAAATTTTGTTGATTGTTTCTAACATTTTATTACTTTTATTTTTCTGAGATTAGGATCTGATAATAATTCCGTTCCATAAGGTTTCTAAACCAGTTCCAGCTGTCCTAATCATAAACTTTTCTATTAATCTTTGTTGCTGTTCGGGTGAAAAATAATTTTCCCAGTCTCCAACTTGTCCTTTACGAATAAATGGGGGCATATTTTCAGGGCGTTTACTTGACCAACGTTGTTGATCTTTTTTCATGTTTTCTAAACTACTATTAATGATGATTTTGTTCAGAATTTCCTCATTTTTAATTCTATCTTTGTAGGCTTTTCCTAAAAAATTAATTATGTCTATAATAGCATTTTTTGGCTCTATTTTCATATTTTCGTAGGTTAAAAACAAAACATTATGCTCATCTTTATGTTTATACCAAGGTACTAAATGATCAAAATAATCTCCAAAGTCTACTTCTCCCTTAATAAAACATTCAAAAAAATCCTCAAAACTCCCTTCTGCAAAATTATAATGTTTAATAAAGCCTCTGGTATGATGATAAAATGAAACGGCACAATCAAAAGGGTTTCGTGCAATATAAATATATTTTGCTTGTGGATGATAAGGGGTTAAATTATAGGGAAAATGGGTTTTAATTACTCTCGGTTGGGGTAATATTTCAATCTTTTCTTTGCCAACTTCTTCTAAATGAGGAATATCATCTTCTATTTTTTTTGATGCTGATAAAGGTTCGCCATTATGTTGAATTAACCAGACAATATATTGTGTCCAAGTGGTTCCACATTTAGGATAAGTTACAATAAAAATGTCTGAAGGTTGCGCTTGATAATTTAGTGCTGAGGTAAATCCTTCTATGGGAAATCCCATGGGCATCCGAAATCCATTATGATAGTAATAGCTGGGTTTTTTCATATTTTTTTTATTCTGTTTTTGATGCCTAAATCTTTCCCTAAAGTGCTATCAGAAACCTCAATTAACCAATAAATATCTTCAGGATAAGGATGATGATTTAGATATAATGTATAAGGAGAACGAACCACCGCAATATCTGGTTCTGGTTCCGAGTCTGTCAGAGTAATGGGGTGTCCTTCTCTAATGACTGCTTGCGTTCCTAAAATTGAACGAAGATAGGTAACACCGATATGATTAATTGAAGTATGTATTGGACCTTCTGGACTCATTTGTAGTATCTCTCCTGCAATTAACTCACAAGAGCGATCGCTTAATATTCCCGCTTCAATCATTTTATGGTAATCTTCCAGTGACCATTTAATAAGTGTGTCCATAATTGCTATTAACTCATTTTACTTTTTATGTTAACAAATTTAGGGAATGTTGCCATTCTTTGCTAAACTATGAATCAGGGGAATTAAGGGATTTATTAAAATCATGGCAAATCGAGAACATTTGGCACTGTTAGAAAAAGAGATAAACTGGTTAACCTGGCGACAAGATAACCCAAAAATTACACCAGATTTAAGAGATATTGATTTAAGCAAAAAAAACCTAGAAAAAGCTTATTTATTTGGAGCAAATTTAAACAAATCCAATCTTCAACAAGCTATATTAAATCACGCTAATCTAGAAAACTCTGATCTCTCTCAAGTGAATTTAAGTGAAGCAAATCTCAATTATGCTAACTTGCAAAATAGCAATTTAATCGGTGCAAATTTATCTCAAGCAAGCCTCAATTATGCAAATTTATCTCAAGCTAATTTAATTGGAACATCCCTACGAAATGCCCAAATAAAAGGGGCTGATTTTAGTCGCACTCACCTTAACCGTACTAATTTAAGTGAAGCTTTGGGACAAAATACAAACTTTTGTGAGGCAGATTTAAGTCAAGCAATATTATACGAAGCCGAATTGCAAGGAGCCTATTTTTACCGTGCTAATTTATCACAAGGGCAACTGATTCAAGCTCACTTATGTCAGGCCTATTTATTCAGAGCTAATTTAACAGAAATTAAAGGCGATCGCTGCGATTTAAGATGGTCTAATTTAACCCAAGCTAACTTACAAGGGGCAAATTTAGCGGGTGCAAATCTCAGAGGAGCTAATTTAAGCTATGCAGACTTAAGAGGAGCTAATTTGCAAGGAGCGAACCTGCAGGGGGTAATTTTCATTGGGACTAATTTAGATGGGGTTAATTTGAAAAATTAAGTGGCGATCGCCAAAATGTTACTTTTACAAAGTTGTACACAAAGTTGTACATTGCGCTGACACTATCGTATACATCCCCTTTCTACAATGAAAGAATAGTAGAGCTTAACGGACTGTTAACCTCTACATGAAACTTGCTTAATGATTTGTACATAAGGGACATAAATAATGAAGAACGCAATTTCAACCTTAATTGGGGCTTCAGTAATTGCTGCTACAAGTATCCTGTCTTTCTCTGCTAGTGAAGCTGGAGCAACGACATTAAATGTCACAACAGCTGGATCTTCTGGCACTCTAGGTGATGCCTACTTCCAGCAGGTTAGTGACGGCGTTCCAGCAGGAACTGGGGCCATTGATTCATTTTTGCGGATTCAAAACAACGGTACTG harbors:
- a CDS encoding Uma2 family endonuclease; its protein translation is MDTLIKWSLEDYHKMIEAGILSDRSCELIAGEILQMSPEGPIHTSINHIGVTYLRSILGTQAVIREGHPITLTDSEPEPDIAVVRSPYTLYLNHHPYPEDIYWLIEVSDSTLGKDLGIKNRIKKI
- a CDS encoding anhydro-N-acetylmuramic acid kinase, whose translation is MYCIGLMSGTSVDGIDAAFVEITGKELDLNIKFLSGITHFYPEKIRNKILEVCGGKSISMEELAQLDDEIALSFVEAVNKIKANNPPAGLIGSHGQTIFHRPPTKEILGYSLQIGRGEMIANLTRITTISNLRVADIAAGGQGAPLVSKIDAYVLSHPKYHRCVQNIGGIGNVTYLPPHQQKDWETNIIGWDTGPGNVLIDLTVQKLTNGQKTYDKNGEWAAKGTPHQRLIKQWLAQDFFKQIPPKSTGRELFGPDYLEKCWQDAQTEKLSETDFLATITDFTAASIADSYYQFIQEPIDEILLCGGGSRNLYLKERIQYHCPDSTTVKITDEVGMNSDFKEAIAFAVLAYWRFSGVPGNLPKVTGAKQAMLLGEIHLPL
- a CDS encoding serine/threonine-protein kinase; its protein translation is MSRPVTVKDAHHRRLLANRYQLIDLVGSGAMGQVYRAEDKLLGGVTVAVKFLSQALLNNRMRERFEREATVSALLGEKSNHIVRVRDYGVDEKEIPFYVMEFLHGESLSEVIKFRPLSLSRFLKVTRQICFGLECAHKGIMFEGEMCPIIHRDIKPSNILVTHDPALGELVKILDFGIAKLVQSGEAQTQSFMGTLAYCSPEQIEGKELDSRSDIYSLGVMMYEMITGEMPIFPENSSFGGWYEAHHYAKPKPIPPKLSLPSGLESLIFKCLSKAPDERPQTVTELLQGLEKLEPSQPESQQETLVANSTMVVDKPASKKTLPKVDDVCLKMTWPEDKPQQKIVFPHVLRSNEGAFASLWVMLNEEDIANRMSSIRYNQFVFITSPHPMILWITVLYHREYGPRWLPCYLDLKTSSGQRFARLLGESGSYCILFFALEKGERCQHVLNTTIAPNQRQNLQEWADKSQLLRGGKPQITKRMLKQEFEKLKPSIVNKLKAAYTTSRTASKF
- a CDS encoding phosphatidate cytidylyltransferase, with amino-acid sequence MPWTRIITTIIAIALALGMLIIGGWYFTLGLCIIVFLGQLEYFQLVRAKGIAPAAKTTLVVSQLLLVIAAIAPHLTDALFPLTGALICFYLLFQPKLATIADISTSVLGLFYGGYLPSYWVRLRVGLAQTVPTVDIASSNFSNLSLMGYWPESWVEPKLFPPALTVTFLAFGCIWAADIGAYIMGKWLGKTRLSDISPKKTVEGAIFGLLGSILIAELGAWYLEWPYWYMTGMLLGVLIGIVSLLGDLTESMMKRDAGVKDSGQLIPGHGGILDRTDSYVFTAPLVYYFVTLFLPLLH
- the cbiT gene encoding precorrin-6Y C5,15-methyltransferase subunit CbiT, with product MLWPYKTPGIPDTLFERLPGIPLSKREVRLLLISALRLKKDSVVWDIGAGTGTIPVEIGLLCPENTIIAVERDEDVAKLIRRNCDRFEVNNVTIFEGNAPDCLSELQPQPDRVCIEGGSPIKEIITQVWQHLKPEGRLVATAANLETLYLISEGFAALQARNIEVVQAGVNRLETRGVHQTLAAVDPIFILSGEKF
- a CDS encoding sulfotransferase domain-containing protein, with protein sequence MKKPSYYYHNGFRMPMGFPIEGFTSALNYQAQPSDIFIVTYPKCGTTWTQYIVWLIQHNGEPLSASKKIEDDIPHLEEVGKEKIEILPQPRVIKTHFPYNLTPYHPQAKYIYIARNPFDCAVSFYHHTRGFIKHYNFAEGSFEDFFECFIKGEVDFGDYFDHLVPWYKHKDEHNVLFLTYENMKIEPKNAIIDIINFLGKAYKDRIKNEEILNKIIINSSLENMKKDQQRWSSKRPENMPPFIRKGQVGDWENYFSPEQQQRLIEKFMIRTAGTGLETLWNGIIIRS